The proteins below come from a single Polynucleobacter sp. MWH-UH23A genomic window:
- a CDS encoding cytochrome c1, producing MKRILQTMKGIFQAAALVGALGLSVNVSANEGGFPLDTAPNRVSSNASLQNGAKLFVNYCLSCHAASSMRYNRLRDIGLTDQQIKDNLILNDAKVGDLMTISMTPKEGKAFFGKNPPDLSVEARARGTDWLYTYLRTFYKDDTTQTGWNNLVYPSVGMPHVLWQLQGERAAKFEERKDPHDESKMEKVFVGFEQLTPGTMKPQEYDDNIADLVAFMSWMAEPVQLERKRLGVVVLIFLAIFTLLAWRLNKAYWKDVH from the coding sequence ATGAAACGAATTCTGCAAACTATGAAGGGCATCTTCCAAGCTGCTGCATTAGTTGGTGCCCTTGGTTTAAGTGTGAATGTCAGTGCTAACGAAGGGGGTTTTCCGCTGGATACGGCACCTAATCGCGTAAGCAGTAATGCGTCATTGCAAAATGGTGCAAAGTTGTTTGTGAACTATTGCTTGAGCTGTCATGCAGCTTCTAGCATGCGTTACAACCGTTTGCGCGACATTGGCTTAACAGATCAACAGATCAAAGATAACCTCATCTTGAACGATGCCAAGGTCGGCGATTTGATGACTATCTCAATGACTCCGAAAGAGGGCAAGGCATTCTTTGGAAAAAATCCTCCAGATTTATCTGTAGAGGCTCGTGCACGTGGAACTGATTGGCTTTATACCTATCTGCGTACTTTCTACAAAGATGACACTACTCAGACAGGCTGGAATAATTTGGTCTACCCAAGTGTAGGTATGCCTCATGTTTTATGGCAACTTCAGGGTGAACGCGCTGCTAAGTTTGAAGAGCGTAAAGATCCACATGACGAAAGCAAGATGGAAAAAGTTTTTGTTGGTTTTGAGCAGTTAACGCCAGGCACCATGAAGCCACAAGAATATGATGACAATATTGCCGATCTAGTGGCGTTTATGTCATGGATGGCCGAGCCAGTTCAACTTGAGCGTAAGCGTCTTGGCGTTGTTGTGCTGATATTCTTAGCCATCTTCACATTGTTGGCTTGGCGTCTAAATAAGGCTTATTGGAAAGACGTTCATTGA
- a CDS encoding glutathione S-transferase N-terminal domain-containing protein, with amino-acid sequence MMVLYSGTNCPFSQRCRLVLFEKGMDFEIRDVDLFNKPEDISVMNPYGQVPILVERDLILYESNIINEYIDERFPHPQLMPPDPVARARARLFLFNFEKELFVHVAALENEKGKAAEKTHDKARLAIRDRLTQLAPIFVKNKYMLGDDFSMLDVAIAPLLWRLEHYGIDLSRNAAPLLKYAERIFSRPAYIEALTPSEKVMRR; translated from the coding sequence ATGATGGTGTTGTACTCGGGTACAAATTGCCCATTCTCGCAACGCTGCCGTTTGGTGCTTTTCGAAAAAGGCATGGATTTTGAAATCCGCGATGTTGATTTATTCAATAAGCCAGAAGATATCTCAGTAATGAATCCTTACGGCCAAGTTCCCATCTTGGTTGAACGTGATTTAATTTTGTATGAGTCCAATATCATTAATGAATACATTGATGAGCGCTTTCCTCATCCACAATTGATGCCGCCTGATCCGGTTGCACGCGCACGCGCACGCTTATTTCTCTTTAACTTTGAAAAAGAGTTATTTGTGCACGTTGCTGCTTTGGAAAATGAAAAAGGTAAAGCTGCCGAGAAGACGCATGACAAGGCTCGTTTAGCCATTCGTGATCGTTTGACACAGCTAGCACCAATTTTCGTAAAAAATAAGTACATGCTTGGTGACGATTTCTCAATGCTTGACGTGGCTATTGCTCCATTATTGTGGCGTCTTGAGCACTATGGAATTGACTTATCACGCAACGCCGCACCTCTTTTAAAGTATGCGGAGCGTATTTTCAGCAGGCCTGCTTACATTGAGGCATTAACTCCTTCCGAGAAGGTAATGCGTCGCTAA